The Petrotoga mobilis SJ95 genomic sequence GCTTGTTAATGGCACTACTCCAAAGTCTATACCCGCATCTATATATCTTTTTACGGACCATGGACCATTTATCATCATGGCAATTAACCCGTCTGTAAACATGGAATCCATAATAGTGTAACCCATACCTTGAGGCATTATACCTTCGTCGAAGAAACTCTTCAAACGATATCCGGCTTTTATAGCTCCTTCATTGTTCAATCCTATATCAGATATATCGTAACCAGTCCTAGAATCATAATCAAAGACATAAGCACCATATCCGCTAAAGAAACCATAAGTTTGATAAAAATCGTTAGGAACAACAGCGAATCCAACCGTTTCATCTGTTGTTAATTCTTTTGCCAAAGCCATTAATTCGTTTATATTTGTTGGAACTTCATCATCACTCACATAATCCCTGTTGTATAATAATCCAACTGCTTCAATGGCGTAAGGCAATCCATAGAGCCTACCTTCATATGTGAATGCTTGAATTCCTGATGGAGCAAACTTGTTAAGTTCGATAGCAGATTGTGGAATAGGTTCAAGCAGGCCATTTAATGCTAATTCTCCAACCCAATCATTAGCTCCTACTATTATATCAGGACCTTCCCCCGCCTGTGCTGAAGTTAGAAATTTTGACTTGATATCACCGAAATTAACCATTTGAACTTCGACGTTGATACC encodes the following:
- a CDS encoding sugar ABC transporter substrate-binding protein: MKKGLILTLVMLVGALSLFSQTLTVWSSELQVDFMRRIGQQFTRDTGINVEVQMVNFGDIKSKFLTSAQAGEGPDIIVGANDWVGELALNGLLEPIPQSAIELNKFAPSGIQAFTYEGRLYGLPYAIEAVGLLYNRDYVSDDEVPTNINELMALAKELTTDETVGFAVVPNDFYQTYGFFSGYGAYVFDYDSRTGYDISDIGLNNEGAIKAGYRLKSFFDEGIMPQGMGYTIMDSMFTDGLIAMMINGPWSVKRYIDAGIDFGVVPLTSIEVEPGKQMRPFVGSQGLMINSRSQNKAFAMEFVINYLATAEGIYQFYIADPRGPSRLDVAQIVDEQGGPVPAEMVAAFTESASGGEPMPNIPAMQSVWQPMSDALNNIINGTQTPEDALNDAVSKIKAAL